Within the Acidobacteriota bacterium genome, the region CCTTCGTGGATAACTCTTTTCGTTCGCGCTAATCCTCCTCAGCCAGAATCTGAGACAACAGTTCCGGATCGACGTTGCCGCCACTGATCACGGTGACGCTCCGCCGGGCAGGCGGCAGCTCTTGTTGATGATAGAGAAAGGCGGCGAAGGTCACGGCGCCGCTGGGCTCCACCACCAGCCGTGCATCCAGGATCAACTTACGCACCGCCTTGCGAATCTCGTCCTCGCTGACGGTGATGATATCGTCCACGAAGGTCCGAATATGCTCAAAGGTGATGTCGCCTATGCGCGTGGCTCTCATGCCGTCGGCGATCGTTCTTCCGGTCTGCTCGATGGGAAGTTCCACAATCCTTCCGCTTCGCAGGCTGGCTTGAGCGTCGTTGGCCCACTCCGGCTCCACACCCACCACGT harbors:
- a CDS encoding pyridoxal-phosphate dependent enzyme, with the translated sequence ESLAAERGLAMVPPFDDETIIAGQATVGLEILQDLPDVELVLVPIGGGGLISGVAAALKLSRPEIHVVGVEPEWANDAQASLRSGRIVELPIEQTGRTIADGMRATRIGDITFEHIRTFVDDIITVSEDEIRKAVRKLILDARLVVEPSGAVTFAAFLYHQQELPPARRSVTVISGGNVDPELLSQILAEED